A part of Amblyraja radiata isolate CabotCenter1 chromosome 35, sAmbRad1.1.pri, whole genome shotgun sequence genomic DNA contains:
- the LOC116991871 gene encoding CD97 antigen-like: MALKELPAVFEVEIITYVGLSASLLCLLLAIATFYICPSLKDTRCCIHRHLCLSLFMADFIFLLGISQTGNPVLCAVIAATLHYLFLAVFVWMFLEGVQLYLLVEVVFATKVPFERHIYWIGYGLPAAIVATCAGIYVHGYGTPTACWLSTQHYFTCSFFVPAIFICVVSCTQMPTTVTVNLIILCRTLMKLSNFISDQPKLNKNRVFTLTALGQLVILGSTWIFGGLFIENATIPMMYIFSILNSFQGMFIFITHCLMRKKVRECYQRGFTKCFTKCFAGPVRWTPVAASTSSSNQVRRSVQETESTLGDPQ, encoded by the exons ATGGCTCTCAAG GAGCTGCCAGCCGTGTTTGAGGTGGAGATAATCACATACGTGGGTCTGAGCGCCTCTCTGCTCTGCCTGCTGCTGGCCATCGCCACCTTCTACATCtgcccctccctgaaggacactcGCTGCTGCATCCACCGccacctctgtctctccctcttcatGGCCGACTTCATCTTCCTGCTGGGCATCTCTCAGACTGGCAAcccg GTTCTGTGTGCAGTGATCGCCGCGACGCTGCACTATCTGTTCCTGGCGGTCTTCGTGTGGATGTTTCTAGAAGGcgtgcagctctacctgctggtgGAGGTGGTGTTCGCCACCAAGGTCCCATTCGAGCGCCACATCTACTGGATCGGCTACGGACTGCCTGCCGCCATCGTCGCCACCTGTGCCGGCATCTACGTGCACGGATATGGCACCCCCACCGC GTGCTGGCTCTCAACGCAACATTACTTCACCTGCAGTTTCTTTGTGCCAGCTATCTTCATCTGCGTCGTAAGTTGTACCCAAATGCCAACTACCGTGAccg TTAACCTGATCATCTTGTGCAGAACGCTGATGAAATTgtcaaactttatttcggaccagCCAAAATTGAACAAGAACAG AGTGTTTACCCTGACTGCCCTTGGGCAACTGGTGATTCTGGGCTCCACCTGGATATTTGGTGGATTATTCATTGAAAACGCAACCATCCCGATGATGTACATCTTCAGCATCCTCAATAGCTTCCAGGGGATGTTCATCTTCATCACGCACTGTCTCATGAGGAAGAAG GTGAGAGAGTGCTACCAGCGGGGCTTCACAAAATGCTTCACGAAGTGCTTCGCTGGGCCGGTTAGATGGACACCAGTTGctgcctccacctcctcctccaacCAG GTTAGGAGAAGTGTCCAGGAAACAGAGTCAACTTTGGGAGACCCCCAGTGA